The following coding sequences lie in one Trichoderma breve strain T069 chromosome 1, whole genome shotgun sequence genomic window:
- a CDS encoding luciferase-like monooxygenase domain-containing protein — MASTVSQTNGTPKKKLILNAFVESCSGHQSPGLWRHPQDRSANFNSIHHWVELAQLLESAHFHGIFIADVLGPYDVYKGPRNPDPAIISGAQLPVNEPLVLVPAMAAATKNIGFGVTIATTYEQPYHLARRLSTVDHLSGGRVGWNIVTGYLDSAARNLGLTEQPPHDERYAIADEYVDAIYKLWQSSWRDDAVKLDSEKGIYTDPSLVRPINHQGKYFTVPGPHVCQPSPQRTPVIMQAGTSKAGKAFSAKNAEAIFVAGHSPSVIAKNIADIRTAARDEYHRDPSTIKFLAMLCPIIGKTQEEADAKYADYIQYGSEDGALALFGGWTGIDLAQYDDDQELRHVESNAIRSAVEAWSKASPSVPKWTKRAVAKHIQVGGLGATVIGTPEKVADEMERWVKEADVDGFNIAYALMPQTFQDVIDLLLPVLKERGLFWDGYAVDGGTYRENLYGKKGVARPPADHPASKYHWRAE; from the exons ATGGCGTCTACAGTTAGCCAAACCAATGGCAcccccaagaagaagcttattCTCAATGCCTTTGTTGAGTCATGCAGTGGCCATCAATCCCCTGGCCTTTGGAGACACCCTCAAGATCGATCAGCCAACTTTAACAGCATCCACCACTGGGTTGAGCTAGCTCAGTTACTAGAGAGTGCTCATTTTCATGGCATTTTCATTGCTGACGTTTTG GGTCCCTACGATGTTTACAAAGGGCCCCGTAACCCGGATCCGGCCATCATATCTGGGGCCCAGTTGCCTGTGAATGAACCTCTGGTTTTAGTTCCGGCAATGGCCGCAGCTACCAAAAATATTGGCTTTGGTGTTACTATTGCAACGACGTATGAGCAGCCGTACCATCTTGCCCGTCGCCTGAGCACAGTCGATCATCTCTCTGGCGGCAGAGTTGGTTGGAACATTGTGACTGGCTACCTTGATTCAGCTGCAAGAAACTTGGGTCTCACCGAGCAGCCGCCTCATGATGAGCGGTATGCGATTGCCGATGAATATGTTGATGCTATTTACAAGCTATG GCAGTCGTCATggagagatgatgctgtaAAGCTTGATAGCGAAAAAGGAATCTACACAGATCCCTCGCTCGTCAGGCCCATCAACCACCAAGGTAAATATTTTACTGTGCCAGGGCCACACGTCTGTCAGCCATCGCCTCAGCGGACTCCCGTTATCATGCAAGCTGGAACTTCAAAAGCCGGCAAGGCATTTTCGGCTAAGAATGCAGAGGCAATTTTTGTTGCTGGGCACAGTCCCTCTGTCATAGCCAAGAACATTGCCGATATCAGAACCGCGGCGCGAGATGAGTACCATCGGGACCCTAGCACCATCAAGTTCTTGGCCATGCTTTGCCCCATTATTGGAAAGACCCAGGAGGAAGCTGATGCCAAGTATGCGGATTACATCCAGTACGGCTCTGAAGACGGTGCTTTGGCACTATTTGGTGGCTGGACTGGTATTGATCTAGCGCAATATGACGACGATCAAGAGCTCCGCCATGTCGAGTCCAACGCCATCCGGTCAGCCGTGGAAGCTTGGTCTAAAGCCTCCCCTTCAGTTCCAAAATGGACGAAGCGTGCCGTGGCAAAGCATATTCAGGTCGGCGGTCTGGGAGCCACTGTTATCGGCACACCAGAAAAGGTAGCTGATGAAATGGAGCGTTGGGTCAAAGAAGCCGATGTGGACGGCTTCAACATTGCATATGCCCTTATGCCCCAAACATTCCAAGATGTTATCGacttgcttcttccagtcttaaaagagagagggctGTTCTGGGATGGTTATGCCGTTGATGGTGGAACTTACCGTGAGAACCTGTATGGAAAGAAGGGGGTGGCCAGGCCGCCAGCAGATCATCCAGCTTCCAAATACCATTGGCGGGCGGAGTGA
- a CDS encoding flavin-binding monooxygenase-like domain-containing protein codes for MGGGNKIKSVAVIGAGAAGAVTAAALKAEEAFDVIRVFERRECAGGTWIYDPGVQPNVLVRPGALPAEVDPPLEIPQSLPTVTRPNQQERFSTTPIYDSLTTNVPEIAMSFSDVRFPYGPFAPHHIPRQYIENYFALHKTDSFLVLNTTVEDVLKINHPSNDGSTQWKLTLRKYDALQKADIWWEETFDAVILANGHYSVPTIPRVKGLAEYIEKYPGRIVHSKSYRSPSIYNSKRVLVIGNSASGTDLSRELISTAQLPVYQSKRSKTWWEGDSPPAGIEWKPVISEYLPDGRILFDDGTYLDDIDTVIYCTGYRPSYPFWNAKKNGQPLWDDKTGRLVKSYWHTFFQDFPNLGIVGLPRVLTFRSFEYQAIALSRLFANRNPIPLPPIPEQQAWENDRAELTTREHRKFHDIKWEDGETHEWLQGFFKWSGLGTLTGQGRIPPPLTREMVWAIENLKKYRPPSSDGKLDTSDYPREAHEWIVVENRKRDVLGFI; via the exons ATGGGCGGAGGAAATAAAATCAAGTCTGTTGCAGTCATTGGCGCGGGGGCCGCAG GAGCGGtaacggcggcggcgttgaaAGCGGAAGAAGCATTTGATGTTATACGTGTTtttgagagaagagaatgTGCAGGAGGAACATG GATATACGATCCCGGAGTTCAACCAAATGTCTTGGTGCGGCCTGGAGCGTTGCCCGCTGAGGTTGACCCTCCTCTGGAGATTCCACAAAGCCTCCCTACAGTTACTCGTCCTAATCAGCAAGAGCGGTTCTCTACGACACCCATCTACGATTCATTGAC AACAAATGTGCCGGAGATTGCTATGTCTTTTTCGGATGTCCGCTTTCCATACGGCCCTTTTGCTCCACATCATATTCCGCGTCAATATATAGAAAATTACTTCGCACTGCACAAGACGGATTCTTTCTTGGTACTCAACACCACGGTTGAGGATGTTCTCAAGATAAACCATCCGTCGAATGACGGCTCTACGCAATGGAAATTGACTCTCAGAAAATATGATGCCCTCCAAAAAGCTGATATATGGTGGGAAGAAACATTTGATGCCGTCATTCTGGCCAACGGTCACTACTCTGTTCCAACT ATACCACGTGTCAAAGGACTTGCGGAGTACATCGAAAAGTATCCTGGTCGTATAGTGCACTCAAAGTCATACAGATCACCTAGCATCTACAACTCCAAAAGAGTCCTTGTGATTGGCAACTCTGCATCGGGGACAGATCTAAGCCGAGAGCTCATCTCTACAGCTCAGCTTCCTGTATACCAGTCCAAGAGATCAAAGACATGGTGGGAGGGAGATTCACCACCTGCAGGCATCGAATGGAAGCCTGTTATCTCAGAATATTTGCCCGACGGCAGAATTCTCTTTGATGACGGCACATATCTGGATGATATTGATACCGTCATTTACTGTACTGGATACAGGCCATCATATCCCTTCTGGAATGCCAAAAAGAACGGACAGCCTCTGTGGGACGACAAGACAGGAAGATTGGTGAAAAGCTATTGGCACACATTCTTTCAGGATTTCCCAAATCTGGGCATTGTCGGCCTGCCCCGCGTGTTAACATTCCGGAGCTTTGAATATCAGGCCATTGCACTCTCTCGCCTGTTTGCAAATCGCAACCCGATCCCACTTCCGCCAATACCAGAGCAACAGGCCTGGGAAAATGATAGAGCAGAATTAACGACAAGAGAGCATCGCAAGTTCCATGATATTAAATGGGAAGATGGTGAAACCCATGAGTGGCTGCAGGGATTTTTCAAGTGGTCTGGCCTTGGAACGTTGACTGGACAAGGCAGGATCCCACCTCCCCTCACAAGGGAAATGGTGTGGGCTATTGAAAATCTCAAAAAATACAGACCCCCAAGCAGTGACGGTAAGTTAGACACGAGCGATTATccaagagaagctcatgaGTGGATTGTGGTGGAAAACAGGAAGCGTGATGTTCTTGGGTTCATTTAA
- a CDS encoding CHAP domain-containing protein — protein sequence MKFTAIIALALASVSVSAYPITGEAVNCRTGPGTSYSIKKTYKKSQDVSVTCQTSGTSVNGNSIWDKTSDGCYVADYYVKTGSSSYVTKKCDAPKPPSGGSKIPGPMTNDYPYKNQCGPEDKWAYFKCQCTSFVAWRINERLGIKFHNQYKGTNWGNANTWDEAARRTGVVVNNKPVPGCIAQSNAGRAGHVAWVSKVSGDKVTIEEYNWAHPEGYGTRTVPKSSFNYIHVKV from the coding sequence ATGAAGTTCACCGCGATCATCGCCTTGGCTCTCGCCTCTGTCTCAGTCAGCGCATACCCCATCACTGGCGAGGCCGTCAACTGTCGCACTGGCCCAGGCACCAGCTATTCCATCAAGAAGACATACAAGAAAAGCCAAGATGTCTCCGTAACCTGCCAAACCTCAGGCACCAGCGTCAACGGCAACTCTATCTGGGACAAGACTTCGGATGGTTGCTATGTCGCCGACTACTACGTCAAGACGGGCTCTAGCAGCTACGTGACGAAGAAGTGCGATGCGCCCAAGCCTCCCAGCGGTGGCAGCAAGATTCCTGGCCCCATGACCAACGACTATCCATACAAGAACCAGTGTGGACCGGAAGACAAGTGGGCGTACTTCAAGTGCCAGTGTACCAGTTTTGTCGCTTGGCGTATCAATGAGCGACTGGGCATCAAGTTCCACAACCAGTATAAGGGTACAAACTGGGGAAACGCAAACACTTGGGATGAGGCCGCCCGCCGAACTGGTGTTGTGGTCAACAATAAACCTGTGCCCGGATGTATCGCTCAATCGAATGCAGGCAGAGCCGGACATGTCGCATGGGTGTCAAAAGTCTCTGGCGATAAGGTGACTATCGAAGAATATAACTGGGCGCACCCCGAAGGATATGGTACTCGAACCGTGCCTAAGAGCAGCTTCAACTACATTCACGTCAAGGTATAA
- a CDS encoding subtilase family domain-containing protein: protein MSPMIDDEERENESLAVEEDVDKAESKAGDETSEDESDSDEEEGEVTNRNGKSVKDLLEELLKEIKDGNKDLTSSSQLKSFKANGGDGHTLASNTGDPRQPTALHIMAAMDKKDLPKLDSKMEPLIKFLVEHENDLLRSQDRSGHTPLFLAIEAKKEKMVQWMCDSHPNISAILAISSNDKDKMNCLHIGIDKRVKFLDLLIDRAEPETLAAKDGDGNTALHLAVEYKKCKKEQLDIIQKIIAKSDAAVQRSSEDGDFNNDGLSPYLHHKESVRKALAREKEKERKKAKEEKEREKNNARLRGEAAEADNSTQNRETAPRSQGPGGPGAPSVQAPDPSGRPDRRPNIQIDSSPPPLTNRDEMKKLALRPPETTVAKPAADARSVTDSGHKSKIDEGTLKGVERLLKLHYLRSRSYNAAMEILYGRNTTSDYELYFDLSGHANIAQTGFENLLSKLKFEDILQYVAIPRLNVEVNMNAANSKRSRGTGRSPKQDGDGRRDLCYIFDRLRKKGVKTILKVIIDDSVSPAHSDEAIEDALKFMDVEIWDWKRIDLCSEVIFRVASKAREVNLYWSGNNAVLRGWSEEGGLKRLRELKTVHLHIQQGLETNSRTKQNVEDFCDRMRKLCPEVDVHKEWPIIQREQVDANALLLGDQAEHSTKHEWIQCMKEFRRLLFDAERYYDRGKVEEIIEEPIKIALIDDGVDVKDLEFSFIGGRTFCTRDEEHNLNDPYYVSSTGHGTIMAKQIHLLCPRAQFYVLRLEDHASEEGNVRQLTAKSAAQAIMAAVRKKVHIISMSWTIDPPEDEEERRFLDAAIVEAANADILMFCSASDKGAKQNATYPSKATTKIFTIGAATASGAADPWVGNLGNINFTFPGTKVEMDGPRSSTDTSSREVTGSSVATALAAGLAALVLYCVQVRLLLATDQDKQKARRDFQLLKKHDHMMKALKDIGTTEESNHKFIEVWEVFGKKVEEKERYDQERWLDLIAEVGTILCRKIG, encoded by the exons ATGAGTCCCATGATTGACGacgaagaaagagaaaatgagtCTCTAgcagtggaagaagatgttgacaaGGCAGAGTCGAAAGCTGGCGATGAAACGAGCGAAGATGAATCCGACagcgatgaggaagagggagaggttACCAACAGGAATGGAAAGTCTGTCAAAGACCTTCTTGAAGAGTTGctgaaagaaataaaagatggaaacaaaGATCtcacaagcagcagccagttGAAGTCCTTCAaagccaatggcggcgacgGCCACACCTTGGCGTCCAACACGGGAGATCCTCGCCAGCCGACAGCTTTACACATCATGGCCGCAATGGACAAGAAAGATTTACCAAAGCTGGACAGTAAGATGGAGCCTCTCATCAAGTTCTTGGTGGAACATGAAAACGATCTACTCAGATCGCAAGACCGATCAGGCCATACGCCTTTATTCCTGGCTATTGaagccaaaaaagagaaaatggtTCAGTGGATGTGCGACTCTCACCCAAATATTAGTgcaatcttggccatttcCAGCAACGATAAAGATAAAATGAACTGCCTTCACATTGGTATCGATAAAAGGGTCAAGTTTTTGGACCTTCTCATTGACAGAGCGGAGCCGGAGACTCTGGCGGCcaaagatggagacggcAACACGGCGTTACACCTTGCCGTCGAGTATAAGAAATGTAAAAAAGAGCAGCTAGATATCATTCAGAAAATTATCGCCAAAAGCGACGCTGCCGTGCAACGCAGTTCTGAAGACGGTGACTTCAACAACGACGGGCTATCGCCATACCTTCATCATAAAGAGAGTGTCAGGAAGGCTTTGGCcagggagaaagagaaagagagaaagaaagccaaggaagagaaagagcgTGAAAAGAACAATGCCCGTCTTCGTGGCGAAGCCGCTGAAGCCGACAACTCCACGCAAAACCGAGAGACGGCTCCGAGATCCCAAGGCCCTGGGGGGCCGGGAGCTCCCAGTGTGCAAGCTCCAGATCCCAGCGGACGCCCAGACAGACGGCCGAACATTCAGATTGACTCCTCTC CACCTCCACTGACAAATagagacgagatgaagaagctagCCTTGCGTCCACCTGAGACAACTGTAGCAAAGCCAGCTGCTGACGCAAGATCAGTCACAGACAGCGGCCACAAATCTAAAATCGACGAAGGAACTCTTAAAGGTGTAGAGCGTCTTCTGAAACTTCATTATCTCCGTTCACGCAGCTACAATGCTGCCATGGAAATTTTATATGGGCGCAATACAACTTCAG ACTATGAGTTGTATTTCGACTTGTCCGGACACGCGAACATCGCTCAGACTGGTTTTGAGAATTTATTGTCAAAGCTCAAGTTCGAGGATATTCTCCAATACGTTGCCATTCCAAGGCTTAATGTGGAGGTGAATATGAACGCAGCAAACAGTAAACGGTCCCGTGGCACCGGCCGTTCCCCGAAACAGGACGGTGACGGCCGACGAGACTTGTGTTACATATTCGATCGCttgagaaagaagggagTTAAAACAATTCTTAAAGTCATCATTGACGACTCAGTCTCGCCTGCTCACAGCGATGAAGCTATTGAAGACGCCTTGAAATTTATGGACGTGGAGATTTGGGATTGGAAAAGAATAGATTTGTGCTCCGAGGTCATATTCAGAGTGGCATCTAAAGCACGCGAAGTCAACTTATACTGGAGCGGCAATAATGCGGTGCTTAGAGGATGGAGCGAAGAGGGCGGGCTAAAGAGACTTCGAGAACTGAAAACAGTTCATCTACATATCCAGCAG GGCCTTGAAACCAATAGTCGAACGAAACAAAACGTCGAAGATTTTTGTGATCGCATGAGGAAACTATGCCCCGAAGTCGATGTCCACAAGGAGTGGCCGATTATACAAAGAGAACAAGTGGATGCCAACGCTCTCTTGCTCGGAGATCAAGCTGAGCATTCAACCAAACACGAATGGATTCAGTGCATGAAGGAATTCCGACGCCTGCTCTTTGACGCTGAGCGCTATTACGACCGTGGAAAGGTGGAGGAGATCATCGAAGAACCCATCAAGATTGCTCTTATTGACGATGGAGTGGACGTAAAAGATTTGGAATTTAGTTTCATCGGAGGACGAACCTTTTGCACacgagatgaagagcataATCTTAACGATCCTTACTATGTGTCCAGCACAGGACATGGTACCATCATGGCAAAGCAAATCCACCTGTTGTGTCCTCGAGCGCAATTTTACGTCCTGAGACTGGAGGATCATGCCTCAGAAGAAGGTAATGTCCGGCAACTTACGGCTAAGAGTGCCGCTCAG GCAATCATGGCAGCAGTGAGGAAAAAGGTGCACATCATTTCCATGTCGTGGACCATCGACCCTcccgaagatgaagaagagagacgatTTCTCGACGCAGCCATTGTGGAAGCTGCCAATGCAGACATTCTTATGTTCTGTTCTGCTAGTGATAAAGGCGCCAAGCAGAACGCAACGTATCCCTCAAAGGCCACGACCAAAATCTTCACCATTGGCGCTGCTACAGCCTCAGGCGCAGCAGACCCCTGGGTTGGTAACCTTGGGAACATCAATTTTACTTTCCCTGGTACCAAGGTCGAAATGGACGGCCCCCGATCCAGCACCGATACCTCGTCGAGAGAGGTTACGGGCTCATCCGTTGCGACCGCTTTGGCTGCGGGTCTTGCTGCCCTGGTTTTGTACTGCGTTCAAGTGCGATTGCTGCTGGCGACTGACCAGGACAAACAAAAGGCGCGTCGTGATTTCCAGCTCCTGAAGAAGCATGACCACATGATGAAGGCGCTCAAGGACATTGGTACGACGGAGGAAAGCAACCACAAATTCATCGAGGTGTGGGAGGTGTTTGGCAAGAAGgtggaagagaaggagagataTGACCAGGAGAGATGGCTCGATCTGATTGCTGAGGTGGGTACGATTCTGTGCAGAAAGATTGGCTAG